One part of the Solanum dulcamara chromosome 8, daSolDulc1.2, whole genome shotgun sequence genome encodes these proteins:
- the LOC129899709 gene encoding LOB domain-containing protein 15 has product MSTERERLDEMGKKLKREMDISQLHMQQQMGRRHVLGPGGGGTTLNNVTPCAACKLLRRRCAEECPFSPYFSPHEPHKFAAVHKVFGASNVSKLLMEVPVGQRADAANSLVYEANVRLRDPVYGCMGAISTLQQQIQSLQVELNAIRAEILRYKCREAANSLIASISTSMPPELPQAPPTPPPPPPPPSVVVVSSSSSSASSTSSNLYTPASSSVANFSAITNNNISYFDQ; this is encoded by the exons ATGTCAACAGAAAG GGAGAGATTGGATGAGATGGGAAAGAAGTTAAAGAGAGAGATGGATATTTCACAACTACATATGCAACAACAAATGGGAAGAAGACACGTATTGGGGCCTGGTGGAGGAGGAACAACATTGAATAATGTTACACCTTGTGCTGCTTGTAAACTTTTAAGAAGAAGATGTGCTGAGGAATGCCCTTTTTCTCCATATTTTTCCCCACATGAACCTCACAAATTTGCTGCTGTTCATAAAGTCTTTGGGGCTAGCAATGTCTCCAAGTTGCTCATg GAAGTGCCAGTGGGACAAAGAGCAGATGCAGCAAATAGTTTGGTATATGAAGCAAATGTGAGGCTAAGAGATCCAGTGTATGGATGCATGGGTGCAATTTCAACTCTACAACAACAAATTCAAAGTTTACAAGTTGAACTTAATGCAATTAGGGCTGAAATTCTTAGATACAAATGTAGAGAAGCTGCTAATAGTCTTATTGCATCTATTTCCACCTCTATGCCACCTGAATTGCCACAAGCTCCTCCTACTCCGCCGccgccaccaccaccaccatctGTCGTGGTGgtttcctcctcctcttcttctgcTTCCTCAACTTCATCTAATTTGTACACACCGGCCTCGTCTAGTGTGGCAAACTTCAGTGCCATAACCAATAATAACATATCGTATTTTGATCAGTAA
- the LOC129901525 gene encoding CBL-interacting serine/threonine-protein kinase 11: protein MPEKPIFGKYELGKLLGCGAFAKVYHAREINNGRNVAIKVINKSNLSNKDGIPDKHIEREVSVMRQLQHPYIVRLYEVLATKTKIYFVMEYVKGGELFNQIANKGRFCEDLSRKCFQQLISAVNYCHSRGIYHRDLKPENVLIDENGDLKVTDFGLSATTDQIQSFDGLLHTVCGSPAYVAPEVLTIKGYDGAKTDVWSCGIILYVMIAGYFPFYDQNLMLMYKKIYKGEFRCPKWMSPDLKRILSRLLDINPATRITIEEIIRDPWFRKGLKFIKFSEEEEIKINSSSNCLNAFDIISFSQGLDISGLFKSNNPVDDLERIVVEESPESVIERIEELAKEENFILKRKKEWRIDMKVQNGKLTMNLNVYRLTEQLNVVEVRKSDGDGGLYKDVWKNKLKPVILSQRRVELQVSDC from the coding sequence ATGCCGGAGAAGCCTATATTCGGAAAATATGAGCTAGGAAAGCTACTTGGTTGTGGCGCATTCGCCAAAGTGTACCACGCTAGAGAAATCAACAATGGCAGGAATGTCGCCATCAAAGTAATTAACAAGAGCAATCTTTCCAACAAAGATGGTATTCCTGACAAACACATCGAGCGTGAAGTCTCCGTCATGCGCCAGCTGCAGCATCCATACATTGTTAGACTCTATGAAGTGCTCGCCACGAAGACGAAGATCTATTTCGTCATGGAATACGTTAAAGGAGGCGAATTATTCAACCAAATCGCTAATAAAGGCCGATTTTGCGAGGATCTCAGTCGTAAATGCTTTCAGCAATTGATTTCCGCCGTTAATTACTGTCATTCACGTGGAATTTACCATCGTGATTTAAAACCAGAAAACGTTCTAATTGACGAAAATGGAGATCTCAAAGTTACCGATTTCGGACTCAGTGCCACAACTGACCAAATTCAATCATTCGACGGGCTTCTACATACAGTTTGCGGATCGCCGGCATATGTAGCACCGGAGGTTTTAACGATTAAAGGATACGACGGAGCTAAAACCGATGTCTGGTCATGCGGAATTATTTTGTATGTGATGATCGCCGGTTACTTCCCGTTCTACGATCAGAACTTGATGTTAATGTACAAAAAAATCTACAAAGGCGAATTCCGGTGCCCGAAATGGATGTCTCCGGACCTTAAGCGGATACTATCTCGTCTTCTGGATATTAATCCGGCGACGAGAATTACGATTGAAGAAATCATCAGAGATCCATGGTTTAGAAAGGGATTGAAATTTATCAAATTCTCAGAGGAGGAAGAAATTAAGATAAATTCATCATCAAATTGTTTGAATGCGTTTGATATAATTTCATTCTCCCAGGGACTGGACATTTCGGGATTGTTCAAATCGAACAATCCGGTGGATGATTTGGAGAGGATAGTGGTGGAAGAGTCACCGGAGAGTGTAATTGAGAGAATCGAAGAGCTAGCGAAGGAGGAGAATTTCATATTGAAGAGGAAAAAAGAATGGAGAATCGACATGAAAGTACAAAATGGTAAATTAACGATGAACTTGAATGTATATCGATTAACCGAACAATTAAATGTCGTGGAAGTTCGAAAAAGTGATGGTGACGGTGGTTTGTATAAAGATGTATGGAAGAATAAATTGAAGCCGGTAATTCTGAGCCAACGGAGAGTTGAGCTTCAGGTTTCCGATTGCTAG
- the LOC129900558 gene encoding cationic peroxidase 1-like, with the protein MAFTFYLSVFLIIFSVIGLCSADLSSDYYEKSCPKAMYTIKNAVANAVTNERRMGASLLRLHFHDCFVNGCDGSVLLDDTSDFTGEKSARANSNSLRGFDVIDKIKSQVEKVCPGIVSCADIVAVAARDSVVLLGGPSWTVQLGRRDSTTASLSAANNDIPSPSLDLSDLITNFANKGFIAKEMVALAGGHTIGKAQCTTFRERVYNETNIDSSLATSLKSNCPSTGGDDTLSSLDAATPVLFDNHFYKNLVNNKGILHSDQQLFSGGSTDSHVKTYSTHPITFDTDFANAMVKMGNLSPLTGSNGEIRTNCRKIN; encoded by the exons ATGGCATTTACTTTCTACTTGTCtgtgtttttaattattttttcagtaATTGGACTTTGTTCGGCAGATTTATCTTCGGACTACTATGAAAAATCATGTCCAAAAGCTATGTATACGATTAAAAACGCAGTCGCAAATGCTGTGACGAACGAGCGACGCATGGGGGCCTCGTTGCTCCGTCTTCATTTTCATGATTGCTTCGTTAAT GGATGTGATGGATCTGTATTATTGGATGATACTTCAGATTTTACTGGAGAGAAATCAGCGAGAGCAAATTCAAATTCACTAAGAGGTTTTGATGTGATAGATAAAATCAAATCTCAAGTTGAGAAAGTATGTCCTGGAATTGTTTCTTGTGCGGATATTGTAGCGGTTGCTGCACGAGATTCTGTTGTACTT TTAGGTGGGCCTTCATGGACAGTCCAATTAGGGAGAAGAGATTCAACAACAGCAAGTTTAAGTGCAGCAAATAATGATATTCCTTCTCCTTCATTGGATCTTAGTGACCTTATTACTAACTTTGCCAATAAAGGCTTCATTGCTAAAGAAATGGTTGCTCTTGCAG gTGGTCACACAATAGGCAAAGCACAATGTACAACATTTCGAGAACGTGTGTACAACGAAACAAACATCGACTCATCGTTGGCTACATCGTTGAAATCGAACTGTCCTAGTACCGGTGGAGACGACACTCTTTCATCACTTGATGCAGCCACCCCTGTATTATTCGACAATCATTTTTACAAGAACTTGGTTAACAATAAAGGAATACTTCACTCGGACCAACAACTATTTAGCGGCGGTTCAACGGACTCTCACGTGAAAACTTATAGTACTCATCCTATAACGTTCGATACTGATTTTGCAAATGCTATGGTTAAAATGGGGAATTTGAGCCCACTTACTGGATCCAATGGCGAAATTCGTACCAATTGCCgaaaaatcaattaa